A single window of Xylocopilactobacillus apicola DNA harbors:
- a CDS encoding glycerophosphodiester phosphodiesterase family protein, with protein sequence MTTIFAHRGFHLTEPENSMAAFAAAIKMKAEGIETDVHLTKDQVPVIMHDESLKRMTGDPRYVNDLTLSQLKELHLENSSEQIPTLFEFLSYLKEVDYPGILNLEIKTDKIHYPEIEEITLKVIQQVNVDCRVIFSSFYAPTLIKLHSMGNFECAYLFKFSDREALKLLQAGVVQSLHPRYHYALRDQAFPVRAWTINRPLQMSKCFAKGLAGIFTDELELAFQIRDNKKVI encoded by the coding sequence GTGACAACTATTTTTGCCCATCGAGGTTTTCACTTAACTGAGCCCGAAAATTCGATGGCTGCATTTGCTGCAGCTATAAAAATGAAAGCCGAAGGTATTGAAACGGATGTTCATTTAACGAAAGATCAAGTTCCAGTAATTATGCATGATGAGTCTTTAAAACGCATGACAGGAGATCCCAGGTACGTAAATGACTTAACTTTAAGTCAACTAAAAGAACTTCATTTAGAGAACTCTAGCGAACAAATCCCGACGCTTTTTGAGTTTTTGAGCTATCTTAAAGAAGTTGATTATCCCGGAATTTTGAATTTAGAAATTAAGACAGATAAAATTCATTATCCTGAAATTGAGGAAATTACCCTTAAAGTTATTCAGCAAGTAAATGTTGATTGCAGAGTTATTTTCTCAAGTTTTTATGCACCGACATTAATCAAACTACATTCAATGGGCAATTTTGAGTGTGCGTATTTATTTAAATTTAGTGATCGTGAGGCTTTAAAATTGCTTCAGGCGGGAGTCGTTCAAAGTTTGCATCCAAGGTATCATTATGCTTTAAGGGATCAAGCATTTCCTGTCCGTGCGTGGACGATTAATCGTCCCCTTCAAATGTCAAAGTGTTTTGCTAAAGGTCTTGCGGGTATTTTTACTGACGAGTTGGAGTTGGCCTTTCAAATAAGAGATAACAAAAAAGTGATCTAA
- a CDS encoding MurR/RpiR family transcriptional regulator, which translates to MTENILLKIIDNFDNFSFTEKKIGKYILNHQDEIPKMSIKDLGNASGTSQATIVRFSRSVGATGFSDLKIQLSALQNLDKSLLEEINPEEDLESIEGKLTLRIQQTLAETNKTLDETIISKVVDLIIESKSISIFGIGASLLAARDFVLKFGRLGISPFLARDADEVIAHLSNQPTPGVFIVISNSGERPLLKNILKSVPPGNKTVVLTRTPKSQLAKCADYVLTYSSSGFHNPMRTSATTSLLAQLYCIDLLYYRYFQRDFERHAHQIQKSYSRIHGKPHQKKIVIDSGIVDC; encoded by the coding sequence ATGACAGAAAATATTTTATTAAAAATCATCGACAATTTTGATAATTTCAGCTTTACTGAAAAAAAGATCGGCAAGTATATCTTGAATCATCAGGATGAAATTCCCAAGATGAGTATCAAAGATCTAGGTAATGCTAGTGGTACTAGTCAAGCAACCATTGTTCGTTTTTCTCGCTCAGTGGGAGCCACTGGATTTTCAGACTTAAAAATTCAGCTTTCGGCTTTACAAAATCTTGACAAATCTTTACTTGAAGAAATTAATCCTGAAGAAGACCTTGAAAGTATCGAAGGAAAGTTGACGCTCCGAATTCAACAAACTTTGGCTGAAACCAATAAAACCTTAGATGAAACAATCATCAGTAAAGTAGTTGATCTAATCATCGAAAGTAAAAGTATCAGTATATTCGGTATCGGTGCATCACTTTTAGCAGCCAGAGATTTTGTTTTAAAATTTGGTCGTTTAGGTATTAGTCCGTTTTTGGCTCGTGATGCAGATGAAGTAATTGCCCATCTGTCCAATCAACCCACACCGGGTGTTTTTATCGTGATTTCTAATAGTGGAGAACGACCACTATTGAAAAACATTTTAAAATCTGTTCCCCCCGGAAATAAAACTGTGGTATTAACGCGTACTCCAAAAAGTCAATTGGCAAAATGTGCTGATTATGTTTTAACTTATAGTTCAAGTGGATTCCATAATCCAATGAGAACTTCTGCAACTACCAGCCTTTTAGCACAGTTGTATTGCATAGATCTTTTGTATTATCGCTATTTCCAGCGAGACTTTGAGCGTCATGCTCATCAAATCCAAAAATCATACTCCCGAATTCATGGAAAACCTCATCAGAAAAAAATTGTCATTGATAGTGGTATAGTAGATTGTTAA
- a CDS encoding SDR family oxidoreductase — MSNNWLDIKGRVYIVTGGSSGIGAAIVQELVAEGAYVYNADLKDGSEKSEFYTYVKTDVTNEDEVNKLVEQVQKEHGKIDGLVNNAGINLPRLIVDPKDPRGKYEFKASDFDKMFSVNVKSVFLMSQAVGRVLVQQGQGVIINMSSEAGLEGSVGQSVYSATKGAINGFTRSWGKELGEYNVRVVGIAPGIMEATGLRTETYEEALAYTRHKTVADIRAGYKSKGTTPLGRSGHLSEVADLVAYYLSDRASYITGVTTNVAGGKSRG; from the coding sequence TTGAGTAATAATTGGTTAGATATTAAAGGACGAGTTTATATTGTTACGGGCGGATCTTCAGGAATTGGCGCGGCAATTGTTCAGGAATTAGTAGCAGAGGGAGCCTATGTTTATAATGCTGATTTAAAGGACGGATCTGAAAAGTCAGAGTTTTATACTTACGTTAAAACTGACGTGACTAACGAAGATGAAGTCAATAAATTAGTTGAACAGGTTCAAAAAGAACACGGGAAAATTGATGGACTTGTGAACAATGCCGGGATCAATTTACCACGTTTAATTGTTGATCCCAAAGATCCTCGTGGAAAATACGAGTTTAAAGCCAGTGATTTTGATAAAATGTTTTCTGTTAATGTTAAAAGCGTCTTCTTAATGTCTCAAGCTGTGGGTAGAGTTTTAGTTCAACAAGGACAAGGAGTAATTATCAACATGTCTTCTGAAGCTGGGTTAGAAGGCTCAGTTGGTCAAAGTGTTTATTCGGCGACTAAAGGAGCAATTAATGGTTTCACTAGATCTTGGGGCAAAGAACTGGGCGAATATAATGTCAGAGTTGTCGGAATTGCACCAGGAATCATGGAAGCAACAGGTCTTCGAACTGAAACTTATGAAGAAGCACTTGCTTATACCAGACATAAAACAGTAGCTGACATCCGGGCAGGTTATAAGAGTAAGGGAACTACGCCTTTGGGTAGAAGCGGTCATTTAAGTGAAGTTGCCGATTTGGTTGCATATTATTTATCAGATCGGGCAAGCTATATTACAGGAGTTACAACCAACGTGGCTGGTGGTAAATCTCGAGGTTAA
- a CDS encoding transcriptional regulator GutM, with protein sequence MLIFFGLVLVGAFILQGIMGLFQIKDFTKRFNELHRKGKVLIGKNPKKFRSGTLMLISIDDQTSVIKEAQIMKGVTVFAKFHQLPQLKDQSLVEVAADYDFLHQLNPLVRQCLLNAYSNFINFKNGTLSPSEYDTRVNVFSMPAFVQIKNFGERVFAKKKTVRR encoded by the coding sequence ATGTTGATTTTTTTTGGCCTGGTATTAGTAGGAGCATTTATTTTACAGGGAATTATGGGACTTTTTCAGATCAAGGATTTTACCAAGCGATTTAATGAATTGCACCGAAAAGGGAAAGTTTTGATTGGTAAAAATCCGAAAAAGTTTCGTTCCGGCACTTTAATGTTGATCTCAATTGATGATCAAACAAGTGTGATCAAAGAAGCACAAATTATGAAAGGGGTCACGGTTTTTGCCAAATTTCATCAATTGCCTCAATTAAAAGATCAATCATTAGTTGAAGTGGCAGCCGATTATGATTTTTTACATCAATTGAATCCACTTGTGCGACAGTGTCTTTTAAACGCTTACAGTAATTTTATAAATTTTAAAAACGGGACGTTGAGTCCCAGCGAATATGATACAAGAGTGAATGTTTTTAGCATGCCAGCTTTTGTTCAAATAAAAAATTTTGGTGAACGTGTTTTTGCCAAAAAGAAAACAGTTAGGAGATGA
- a CDS encoding ECF transporter S component, giving the protein MKRNQSYIRYLTFLAAFGALAFLSAAYIKLPGISFLKYEPKDVILTIGGMVFGPIFALILSILVPFFEMITVSSTGIIGFVMNVIAAACFVLPPVIAYNRRKKLQNLITGLIIGILLQTCSMLLWNYLLSPIFFGYSRADVVKMLVPIILPFNLAKGGLNSLFILLIYRPIVGALLKSNILKTTDFNLIQNEKKWTNLAVILLIIATVVLLVMSYFKLI; this is encoded by the coding sequence TTGAAACGTAATCAGAGTTATATTCGTTATTTGACATTTTTAGCAGCTTTTGGTGCACTTGCTTTCCTATCTGCTGCTTATATCAAGCTTCCGGGGATCTCTTTTCTAAAATATGAACCAAAAGATGTTATTTTAACAATTGGTGGGATGGTTTTCGGACCGATTTTTGCTTTAATTTTATCGATTCTTGTTCCCTTTTTTGAAATGATCACAGTCAGTTCGACTGGCATCATCGGGTTTGTGATGAATGTAATTGCGGCGGCATGCTTTGTTTTACCGCCAGTTATTGCTTACAATCGACGAAAAAAACTACAGAATTTAATAACAGGTTTGATTATCGGGATTTTATTACAAACTTGTTCGATGCTGCTTTGGAATTATCTACTTTCTCCGATTTTTTTTGGTTACAGTCGAGCAGATGTGGTGAAGATGTTGGTGCCAATTATACTGCCATTTAACTTGGCAAAGGGAGGATTAAATTCTCTATTCATCCTTTTAATTTACCGGCCAATTGTTGGAGCACTTTTAAAGAGCAATATTTTAAAAACAACTGACTTTAATTTGATTCAAAACGAAAAAAAGTGGACCAATCTTGCTGTGATTTTGTTGATAATTGCAACTGTAGTTTTGTTAGTGATGAGTTATTTTAAATTAATCTAG
- a CDS encoding aldo/keto reductase produces the protein MTILTENFTLNNGIKIPKVGFGTWEIPNGAPAYNSTKWALKAGYRHIDTALVYENEKSIGEAIKDSGIARSEIFLTTKQPAQNKSYDQALKDFDQSIKNLGVDYVDLYLIHAPWPWDLAGQRFNQENLAVWQALSEIYQSGCAKAIGVSNFDVEDLQNLLENSSVRPAVNQIMYYIGFTEPKISKFCQENDILVEAYSPLATGLMLNNPTVKEIAAKYQVTSAQLALRFVLEKGALPLPRSTQEKHIIDNAKLDFELTSTDLELLSELKDTAPKHYHNETQG, from the coding sequence ATGACAATTTTGACAGAAAATTTTACTTTAAATAATGGAATAAAAATCCCCAAAGTGGGCTTTGGAACTTGGGAAATTCCGAATGGAGCCCCTGCCTACAATTCAACCAAATGGGCTTTAAAAGCGGGATATCGCCATATTGATACTGCTCTGGTTTATGAAAATGAAAAAAGTATTGGTGAGGCGATCAAAGATTCTGGGATCGCTCGTTCTGAAATTTTTCTAACGACTAAACAACCTGCTCAAAACAAATCATACGATCAAGCCTTGAAGGATTTCGACCAATCAATAAAAAATTTAGGGGTCGATTATGTTGATTTGTATTTGATTCATGCCCCGTGGCCTTGGGATTTAGCAGGCCAAAGATTCAATCAAGAAAATTTAGCAGTTTGGCAAGCTTTGAGTGAAATTTATCAAAGCGGCTGTGCTAAGGCAATTGGCGTCTCTAATTTCGATGTTGAAGATTTACAGAATCTGTTAGAAAACAGTTCAGTTAGACCAGCAGTTAATCAGATTATGTACTACATTGGTTTTACTGAACCGAAAATAAGCAAATTCTGCCAGGAAAATGATATTTTGGTAGAGGCTTATTCGCCACTGGCAACAGGCTTGATGTTAAATAATCCCACGGTTAAAGAAATCGCAGCTAAATATCAGGTTACTTCAGCCCAGTTAGCTTTGCGGTTTGTATTAGAAAAAGGGGCTCTGCCACTTCCAAGATCAACTCAAGAGAAGCATATTATTGATAATGCGAAGTTGGATTTTGAGCTGACATCAACGGATCTGGAATTATTATCTGAACTCAAAGACACTGCGCCTAAGCACTACCATAACGAAACTCAAGGTTAA
- a CDS encoding energy-coupling factor ABC transporter ATP-binding protein, protein MEAKLLEAKSLKYTAEQIINLELETNKKVIIQDLNFSIAPGEFVGLVGPNGSGKTTISKLLTRIIEPTSGTIMLNGQDYEELDAQWQLHQKVSLVFQNVDAQFIAPNFVEDLSLYLGNFGWSKEKIQTQMDKVVTELGLQDLVEKPFKNLSGGQKQLLAIAEALAVDPELLILDEPTAQLDPENSQLVFKVINKLRQNRKVAILLITHKITELSLTERVLILNQGKLSKKMKTNDLLLNPTLLKENQLSIPVTVEIINKLSHLIDRPLNLADPSLGTFIETLENIYVNSKKS, encoded by the coding sequence TTGGAAGCCAAATTATTAGAAGCAAAATCCCTGAAATACACCGCTGAACAAATAATTAATTTAGAGCTTGAAACCAACAAAAAGGTGATCATTCAAGATCTCAATTTCTCAATTGCACCGGGAGAATTTGTTGGGCTAGTCGGGCCAAATGGTTCGGGCAAAACAACGATTAGTAAGCTTCTAACTCGGATTATTGAACCGACCAGTGGGACGATTATGTTAAATGGTCAAGACTATGAGGAACTTGATGCCCAGTGGCAGCTCCATCAAAAGGTCAGTTTGGTTTTTCAAAATGTTGATGCACAGTTTATTGCACCAAATTTTGTAGAAGATCTTAGTCTTTATTTAGGGAACTTTGGTTGGAGCAAGGAAAAAATTCAAACTCAAATGGATAAAGTCGTCACTGAGTTGGGATTGCAAGATCTTGTTGAAAAACCTTTTAAAAATTTATCTGGTGGTCAAAAGCAACTTTTGGCAATTGCAGAAGCATTGGCTGTTGACCCTGAACTCTTGATTTTGGATGAACCAACCGCTCAACTTGATCCAGAAAATTCACAGTTGGTTTTTAAGGTGATCAATAAATTGCGCCAAAATCGTAAGGTTGCGATTCTTTTAATAACGCATAAAATTACAGAACTTTCTTTAACCGAACGAGTTCTCATTCTTAATCAGGGGAAGTTGAGTAAAAAGATGAAGACTAACGACTTGCTACTTAATCCGACTTTATTAAAAGAAAATCAATTATCAATCCCGGTGACGGTTGAAATTATTAATAAGTTATCTCATTTAATTGATCGGCCCCTAAATTTAGCTGATCCGAGCCTTGGAACATTTATTGAAACTTTGGAAAATATCTATGTTAACAGTAAAAAATCTTAA
- a CDS encoding VTT domain-containing protein, with protein sequence MQFLDYLIHLEKYLPQFIQLYGSWIYVLYFLVLFVETGLVIFPFLPGDSILFLGGSLAALKNGGINLWLLMIISVVAAILGDFVNFEIGKRFGHHIENSPRWQRFIKPEYLKRAQNFFDRYGKISIFLGRFMPIIRTMVPFVAGTAKMTYRHFVAYNLIGGVTWVGFMTLLGYFFGQQPFVQKHFSLILVAIIFISILPAVIVWLKGLLTKKSQNKN encoded by the coding sequence ATGCAGTTTTTAGACTATTTGATTCATTTAGAGAAATATTTACCTCAATTTATTCAACTTTATGGTTCATGGATTTATGTTTTATATTTTTTAGTACTTTTTGTGGAAACCGGACTGGTAATTTTTCCATTTTTGCCAGGTGATTCGATTTTATTTCTGGGCGGCTCGTTAGCAGCATTAAAAAATGGGGGTATTAACCTCTGGCTATTGATGATTATTTCGGTTGTGGCTGCGATTTTAGGTGATTTTGTTAATTTTGAAATTGGTAAACGTTTTGGGCACCACATTGAAAATAGTCCGCGCTGGCAGAGGTTTATTAAACCTGAGTATCTAAAGCGAGCGCAAAACTTTTTTGATCGTTACGGAAAAATTTCGATTTTCTTAGGGCGTTTTATGCCGATTATTCGGACAATGGTTCCTTTTGTTGCAGGGACTGCTAAGATGACTTATCGTCATTTCGTAGCTTATAACTTGATCGGTGGGGTGACTTGGGTTGGCTTCATGACGCTTTTAGGCTATTTCTTTGGTCAGCAGCCTTTTGTTCAAAAACATTTTTCTCTCATTTTGGTCGCAATAATTTTTATTTCTATTTTGCCAGCGGTGATTGTTTGGCTCAAAGGATTACTGACCAAAAAAAGTCAGAATAAAAATTAA
- a CDS encoding BglG family transcription antiterminator: MWESNYELLNDFIKNDSLDLVTLTQEFEVSQKTILKRISDLNDSLVGIAEIKNNNQRFYLKVYNFQKLTSLQTNFLKQSLNLNNPIKRRALIVKRLILSADYIILDDLSEWLLISKGTLNHDLKQVKKELSEYQARIVSSTNKGIKLKVSNSFSYGLLLANLVYDYCSLEDSNSENEYESDLKRLVEELDQSKSTYLKIKKNLTILKTLFESDIRITEAVNGEVDLLDFDKLKPLIEQTEKILGTKLTSAEKQFFSYPFLIKSNAVISQAKLEAYLPRIKQIFSQVIKNINKSIGVPLDFSRMFEQIKYHLVFLIERSLYHVRVEDVISNEVVDKYPVAQELAIVTTRTIGEELDLQILPSEDNYLALYYQLELNFNNDPMQVKHAAIVGHVSLGVKNFIIQQLNDLFQETVKVEDFANADNFSQSQHEYFIVFSDVPIKINDQVIPVVRISNIFHLNQLLAKIRVSQLYKEIVAKNCEFEFASLNFHDGYLNAVQQMIEEDIKNGQLNDKFLTSWLEKEKITNNVFENGIAIPHVIDSTNFQRVFLEIGVFDQEVIYHNAGVRIVFLIGIPAKLNRTLNRTITTLYDVIATISQNRDIYQSLLNYDSDQPLTQITEGI, translated from the coding sequence ATGTGGGAATCAAATTATGAATTATTAAACGATTTTATTAAAAATGATTCCTTAGATCTGGTAACTTTAACCCAGGAATTTGAAGTTTCGCAAAAAACCATTTTAAAACGAATCAGCGATTTAAATGATAGTTTAGTCGGAATCGCGGAAATTAAAAATAATAATCAACGTTTTTATTTGAAAGTCTATAATTTTCAAAAATTAACTAGTCTCCAAACAAATTTTCTAAAACAATCATTGAATTTAAATAATCCAATTAAGAGGAGAGCTTTAATTGTCAAAAGATTAATCCTCTCAGCTGACTATATTATTTTAGATGATTTAAGTGAGTGGCTTTTGATTAGTAAAGGAACACTTAACCATGATTTAAAGCAGGTAAAAAAAGAGCTCAGCGAGTACCAGGCCCGGATTGTTTCTTCGACTAATAAAGGGATTAAGCTTAAAGTAAGTAACTCGTTTTCTTATGGTTTATTATTGGCAAACTTGGTTTACGACTATTGTTCACTTGAAGATTCCAATTCAGAAAATGAATACGAAAGTGATTTAAAACGTTTGGTTGAAGAGTTAGATCAATCTAAAAGTACTTATTTAAAGATTAAAAAGAATCTAACAATTCTCAAAACCTTGTTTGAATCGGACATTCGGATTACTGAAGCAGTTAATGGAGAAGTTGATCTGTTAGATTTTGACAAGTTAAAACCATTAATCGAACAAACAGAAAAGATTTTAGGTACTAAACTAACTAGTGCAGAAAAGCAATTTTTTAGTTATCCGTTTTTAATAAAATCTAATGCAGTAATTAGTCAAGCCAAACTAGAGGCATATTTGCCCCGGATCAAGCAAATTTTCTCTCAAGTAATTAAGAATATTAATAAATCAATTGGTGTTCCTCTTGATTTCTCCCGGATGTTTGAACAAATTAAATATCATTTAGTCTTTTTGATCGAGCGTTCGTTATACCACGTTCGGGTCGAAGACGTGATTAGTAATGAAGTTGTTGACAAGTACCCAGTTGCTCAAGAGCTAGCAATCGTTACCACCCGAACTATTGGTGAAGAATTGGATTTGCAGATTTTGCCAAGCGAAGATAATTATTTAGCCCTTTATTATCAGCTTGAATTAAATTTCAATAACGATCCGATGCAAGTAAAACATGCAGCGATTGTTGGGCATGTAAGTTTAGGAGTCAAAAATTTTATCATTCAGCAACTTAATGACTTGTTTCAAGAGACGGTAAAAGTCGAAGACTTTGCTAATGCTGATAATTTTAGTCAAAGTCAACATGAATATTTCATTGTATTTTCCGATGTGCCAATAAAAATCAATGATCAAGTAATACCAGTGGTGCGGATAAGCAATATTTTTCATCTCAATCAACTTTTAGCAAAGATTCGAGTTTCTCAACTTTATAAAGAGATCGTAGCAAAAAATTGTGAGTTTGAGTTTGCTTCCCTAAATTTCCATGACGGATATCTTAATGCAGTTCAACAAATGATTGAAGAAGATATTAAAAATGGTCAATTGAACGATAAATTTCTAACTTCTTGGTTAGAAAAAGAAAAAATTACTAATAATGTCTTTGAAAACGGCATTGCGATTCCTCACGTAATCGATAGCACCAATTTTCAAAGAGTATTTTTGGAAATTGGGGTTTTTGACCAAGAAGTTATTTACCACAATGCTGGAGTTCGGATTGTTTTTCTAATCGGCATTCCAGCTAAGTTGAATCGGACTCTTAATCGCACGATTACAACTTTATATGATGTAATTGCGACCATTTCACAAAACAGAGATATTTATCAAAGTTTATTAAATTATGATAGCGATCAACCTTTGACGCAAATTACGGAGGGAATTTAG
- a CDS encoding linear amide C-N hydrolase yields MCTSITVRSVEGQVYYGRTMDYSAGMFGEDPGTPTSVITIPKGSQIKSQLNSWDSKYAVMGVATTGTVCLFDGINEAGLAGDMQVLMECSYASKDELAKRNLTGLLCEEFVTFVLTNFKSVAEIKEQIHNYALVDQAYELGGQKVHVPLHFTFFDESGAGVVLEPTDHGAFKVYDSTGVMTNSPEYSWHLINVRNYISLDNINRGKPKKLSDKLTLEPVEMGTGYGLTGIPGDYTSPSRYVKSTMVSSFMDPFKKEDGINQLYSAFRTVIIPRGLERNSAEDPLSDFTRYWAGYDISERRVYIQTCRGIGFSTMKLDPNQKEIKYTEIDLSNYSKELV; encoded by the coding sequence ATGTGTACAAGTATTACAGTTAGATCAGTTGAAGGACAAGTATATTATGGTCGAACGATGGATTATAGTGCAGGCATGTTTGGCGAGGATCCAGGTACTCCAACGAGTGTTATTACGATTCCAAAAGGTTCACAAATTAAAAGTCAGTTGAATTCTTGGGATAGCAAATATGCAGTGATGGGAGTTGCGACTACCGGAACGGTTTGTTTATTCGATGGAATCAATGAAGCAGGTCTTGCTGGCGATATGCAGGTTTTGATGGAGTGCTCTTATGCTAGTAAAGATGAGTTGGCTAAACGTAATCTAACTGGGTTGTTGTGCGAGGAATTTGTAACTTTTGTTTTGACTAATTTTAAGAGTGTTGCTGAAATTAAAGAACAAATTCATAACTATGCTTTAGTTGACCAGGCTTATGAATTGGGCGGACAAAAGGTGCATGTTCCATTGCATTTTACATTTTTTGATGAAAGCGGCGCTGGAGTGGTTTTGGAACCAACTGATCATGGTGCTTTTAAAGTTTATGATAGTACAGGAGTCATGACCAATAGTCCTGAGTATTCATGGCATTTGATCAATGTTCGTAACTACATCAGCTTAGATAACATTAATCGTGGTAAGCCTAAAAAACTTAGTGATAAATTGACCTTGGAGCCAGTTGAAATGGGAACCGGTTATGGTTTGACTGGAATTCCAGGAGATTACACTTCGCCTTCTCGCTATGTTAAGAGTACAATGGTGAGTAGTTTTATGGACCCATTTAAAAAAGAAGATGGTATCAATCAACTTTATTCAGCTTTTAGAACTGTAATTATACCTCGTGGTTTGGAAAGAAATAGTGCCGAAGATCCGCTGAGTGATTTTACACGGTATTGGGCTGGCTATGATATCAGTGAGCGAAGAGTTTATATTCAAACATGTCGTGGGATTGGATTTAGTACTATGAAGCTTGATCCAAACCAAAAAGAAATTAAATATACAGAAATTGATCTTTCAAATTATTCTAAAGAATTGGTTTAA
- a CDS encoding energy-coupling factor transporter transmembrane component T family protein, which yields MDHRPIDGRTKLISCIVLTLLMFTYRYYWQYLITVLLFGVGLAFFSSDERRKIFSHWKLILCLPSLNLIANLFFVNGRIIWHWGWLTLTNLDLQIFIRIALLLIFALSLVVKTTPKEMALSVGKIANTLSFKKYQGVGIPLVIIIMVAFINEFAETFVSVRSAYVLRQSRQVQRLRAAVDYIFLLQPIILVALKKADRVSDALIAKGFHREAHLFNYQAVKYHLKDYLIYLVLLIIIFANTFLVK from the coding sequence ATGGATCATAGGCCGATTGACGGACGAACTAAACTAATCTCTTGTATTGTTTTAACTCTTTTAATGTTTACTTATCGCTATTACTGGCAGTATTTGATCACAGTTTTGCTCTTTGGGGTGGGATTAGCTTTTTTTAGTTCAGATGAGAGGCGTAAAATTTTTTCACATTGGAAATTAATTTTGTGTTTGCCATCCTTGAATTTGATTGCTAATTTATTTTTTGTGAATGGGCGTATTATTTGGCATTGGGGCTGGTTGACTTTAACTAATTTGGACCTCCAAATCTTTATCCGGATTGCTTTACTTTTAATTTTTGCGCTTTCCTTAGTTGTCAAAACGACTCCCAAAGAAATGGCCTTATCAGTTGGAAAAATAGCTAACACCCTTAGTTTTAAAAAGTATCAGGGAGTTGGAATTCCTTTGGTTATTATCATTATGGTTGCTTTTATTAATGAATTCGCTGAAACTTTTGTTTCGGTCCGTTCGGCCTATGTATTAAGGCAATCGCGACAAGTACAGAGGTTAAGAGCAGCTGTAGATTATATCTTTTTATTGCAACCAATAATATTAGTTGCATTAAAGAAAGCCGATCGGGTCTCGGATGCTTTAATTGCTAAAGGATTTCATCGGGAGGCGCATCTTTTCAATTACCAAGCCGTTAAGTATCATCTAAAAGATTACCTAATTTATTTAGTGCTTTTAATAATCATATTCGCTAATACTTTTTTGGTAAAATAG
- a CDS encoding ABC transporter ATP-binding protein, producing the protein MLTVKNLNYQKMWQSLNFTLAKDKIYALLGLNGIGKTTLLNLLSGLLPPTSGEILFNGESIYQAKRNYLSQVGYCLQDSENLFFKQTVEEELNYHRVKDVKSVIEKLDLAQNLTQSPFELSGGQQKKLELAIMLLKDPQILFCDEITAGLDAENLELVMNSLLNYRPNHIVVLVTHNLSEALNYADDFLFLHPLGIDLKSRSEVLANPEIFKSFGLINPPNLEVCQALIDRSLMPAGNYYQTSDEIAHFLAQSFKSTRSD; encoded by the coding sequence ATGTTAACAGTAAAAAATCTTAATTATCAAAAAATGTGGCAGAGTTTAAATTTCACGCTAGCAAAAGATAAAATTTACGCTTTATTAGGGCTTAATGGGATAGGCAAAACAACGCTACTCAATCTTTTAAGCGGCCTCTTGCCGCCAACTAGCGGAGAGATTTTATTTAACGGCGAGTCAATTTATCAGGCTAAAAGAAATTATTTGTCCCAAGTGGGCTACTGCTTACAGGATAGTGAAAATTTATTTTTTAAACAGACGGTTGAAGAAGAATTGAATTATCATAGGGTCAAGGATGTTAAATCTGTCATTGAAAAGCTTGATTTAGCTCAAAATTTAACTCAATCGCCCTTTGAGTTATCAGGTGGTCAACAAAAGAAATTAGAACTTGCAATCATGCTTTTGAAAGATCCACAAATTTTATTTTGTGATGAAATTACTGCGGGACTTGATGCCGAAAATCTTGAGCTCGTCATGAATTCTTTACTTAATTACCGCCCAAATCATATCGTTGTTTTAGTCACGCATAATTTAAGCGAAGCTCTGAATTATGCAGACGATTTTTTGTTTTTGCATCCACTAGGCATCGATTTAAAATCGCGCTCAGAAGTGTTGGCAAATCCTGAAATTTTTAAATCTTTTGGTCTTATTAATCCGCCCAATTTGGAAGTCTGTCAAGCTTTAATTGACAGATCATTAATGCCTGCAGGAAATTACTACCAAACAAGTGATGAGATTGCCCATTTTTTAGCCCAGTCTTTTAAATCTACGAGGTCAGATTAA